Within the Medicago truncatula cultivar Jemalong A17 chromosome 4, MtrunA17r5.0-ANR, whole genome shotgun sequence genome, the region CAGGCCACCATGGGTAGGTTTTCACTTTGCCCCAAACCATATCAGAGAAAGAAAACTCGCCTTCTTTTTTTACAGTTGGCAGCAAATACCGTGACTGATGAACTGTTTCTGAACTACCAGGCTTCACCAGTGCATGTTTTACAGCTTTTCCATTAGTTGGTTTTCTCTTCCCAGCTTCATTaaattcttcttcaatttcctGACCACCATCTGAACCAATCTGTTTCGAAACACATTCTTTCTCTACAACCTTTTGCATCATATTTGACTCCTCGCCGAGTTTTTCCTTTCCATCATGCAACGGCACATGGCTCCATTGCTCGGAAATTTGAGTGTCTTTTTCAACAATTGCattaacatcaaaaatttcCTCACTACCAATAGCTGCCGACAAACCTGCACCAACAGAACTACAAGCATCACTATCTAGAAacctatgaagcatggacaaGGACACAGACACCTGACACGACACCAATAAAATTTGGAGAAAATGAcaaaattcaatgtaatcacaagtgtcggtgtcggacactgGGACACGTCTTCGATCAAAAGTATCGCTGCAACAAAGCTAGAAACTAAACAACATTCTCATTTACGACAATTACAGTTTCAACCACTAGTTAAGCCGGAAAAAAACACCAATAAAATCAGCAGATATCTTACCTTTAACCTTTGCGGTCTGTTCCATTGTTTTACTTCTTTCTGTTCCTTGTTGATCTTCAACATCTATTAGCATCCTCTTAAGTAAATCAGATTGTTCAGCATTCAAAGCAGAAACACCACTCGTATCCTTTTCAGCTATTATTTGCTCCTTTGCATTGCACTTTTCAACTTCAGTTCCACAAACAACTTCATCTACAATATTGGCTTTGCCATCAACTTTATCGTTCCCAATCGGCATGTTCAATATCAAATCTATCGTTTCCATGATATCAACAATATTAGACTTCATGTCAAATTTATCATTCTCAAAATTTGACATTTCCTCAATATCATCAATGTTATCATTCCGCCCAATCGGCATGTACAATATTGAATCAATCGTTTCCAACATTTCAGATAAGAGTGAAGTAACCGGGCGAGCTACGGTTACGTCCCCAGCACCTTTAACAGAATCACCACAAATCACTTCATCATGAACCTTACCCCCAAATTCCACAGACCCATCTAGggtttcaccaacaacaacgtTAACATCATGGGCCACAATGATTTCTGAAGTTGCAGAAGTAAACAATAAACCCTTTTCTGTTTCTTCCATGGATATATACCTCTAAAACTTTCTTTATAtctaacaaaaatcaaaacttcaatttttcaataaaacattcAATAAAATCCCTCTATTTTACTAAGAAATTcagtaaaatataaaagaaacacATGGAAACAAAATAGATTTTGCAGAAAAAGCCATTAAAGAAAACAGAAGAAATGTTGAATCAATGAGACCCATGAAATAGAAAAGAACAATAAAAGGGTGAGAAAGGGTGCATTACCATTCCAAcgtttggtttttgttttggtgtgaGAGAGGACAAAGGCTAGGGTTCACCAGGAAAATATATTTCGTACAGTGCGAGAGCTTCAACAGAgataaaattagaagaaaatataaatgggTAAATTGTCACTTAACTCGCTGACTTTGCACATCGTTGtcgtaattttcaaataaaatacaaaatagttGTTTAATCTTTGACGTTAAATCTTTGACGTTAAAAACGTTCGTTAACGGATGAGGTGACAATTGTATAAAAATGGTATAAGTCACAATTAGTTATTGTATAAAAATGACAATGACAAGAAATATAAGTTATGGTGTAGCACATTATGTAATTCCGCTACGGGATGAGTTTGCACCAACCCTCACTATCATGTTATtagaaagatttgattttgatattcaaaAGAGTTTGATATTTGATCGgaacaaaagagagaattagATGAGATTTAGgaatttagtttttgtttttagctcTGATTTTGTTTGGGTTACTTTCAATTTGCTTCCAATGCCACATCATTCATCTTTGTCCGTCTAAAACAATTGTCACGTCATCTATTAACGAACGTTTTTAACGTCAAAGACTAAACTGCTAATGGAGGTACACATTCAAGGACTATACCGAGTCAGTACAGAGTCATGGACCAAAGTAACCATTTACCCAATATaaagttaaaggaaaaaaatattgagtaaaccatcaaattagtctctgTCTTTGTAAGTGAATCTCAAATTAGTTCTTCACgcatttaatatttcaaaatagtcgctgtctttgtcaaaagtttctcaattaagtCCATCGTCgtgggaaaaaaaaacatagaaacatGGACCGTCAAGTTTCTCAATTAGATCCatgtttctatgttttttttcccACGACGAGGGacttaattgagaaacttttaaCAAAGAcagggactattttgaaatattaatagagtcatAAACTAATTTGATAATCATTTACAAAGACACCTTGAATATGTCTAAGTATGTGCGTAAATGAATCGTACCTTGAGAGTGACGTTGAGTCACCCTTATATAGGTGAAGGAGGCGTTAACGGCTTCCGTAAAATGCGTGTTTCAGAGCGGTGATCCATAACGGAACTAGCATCCTCCCTCAGGACGTTATTCCTTGTTTCGAGGGATTAATCCACGTGGCTTTACGAGATTAATCCACGTGACATTATGGGATTGGACTtacaactcacttttaatcagAATCAACTCATTCAAATTAACtattattaaaacaaaacatacactaaatcaaatcataacaaaaattgtatttttactCCAAAAAGAAACATAGTTTAAAATTGATGCTCACTTTTTATACCTCAATTAacgtttatatatatttaactcGAAACCCTAGACAACAATCCATTATAAGCCAGTTGGTAAACACCCCCAATTTCATTTTCCAGGTCGCGAGTTCGAATCTCAcagtttcctttttttttttcttcattttttttccttcaacttttacatttcttcttcatcgtcTTCTTCAGCAAAGCCATGGATAAGAAAGATCCAAACAGAATTCCACGAAAGGTACCAAACTATTTTCTCCCTTATTCATTGTGTTTCTCAGAAAAGtgcttttcttttaaaatcgattttttgtttttattttcttcacagCTCAAGTTTACTCCAAAGGGAAAACCCAAATCTCAAACAACGAAAATGTAAGTCAAAAACACATAAATATCACTTCCATTTTTGAAATAATCGGTTTGAAACGGTTTTCTCGTGttgaaaagttgttttttttttattgttacagTGAAGCTGGTGTTGAAGATGAACAGAAGAATTCTGAAGTTCGTGTACGTAGCTTATTGGTAAGTCtctaattattactattactattttttgttgttaattaaaTGTTATTAGAtaaattgatgttaatttatgattaatttttatcttaattCGTGTTTCGCTTGTCAGaaagaataagaataaattGCAGTGAAATATCATTTCGAAAAGTGTTGAATAAAAATCGGAGATCTTTGTATGAATGAATActcaacataaatatataatttttttaaaaaaaagtacaaattattttattgtggacgctatttttttaatataatttgtttttcttgggTGTTTGTAAtgctactttttttatttattttagttttattctTGGTTAAtttagaagaattttttttatatggtaAAAATTGGATGTGTGTTGGTATAAAAAGTTAATCTAGTAACTAATTTTTAACCAAGATATAAAGATTTTACTTTTGGATTTGTGAACAGGTAATTGAAAATTCTTATGTGAAGTTTGtacattgtttttttgtttcaagtttgtacgttgttttgtcaaaaaaaagaggtttttttttttttcggtacaaaaaaaaaaaaaagaggttttgTAAAAGTAATCTAGCACTGATTATTTTTACCTATTTGTGGTAAATTTTTAAGTAATTTTAGTTAGCATTTTCTTTTAAGTAAAAACATGATAGATTTTGAAAGAGGCATTTATTCACATAGTTAATAGAAAATGTTATAGTAGGTGTTTGGTTTTTCATTATCTCACTAACTTTCTCAGGTTAGAAATTTTTAGTATCAGTACAATAAGTTCACATGTTAAATATTAGTTTAGTGAATATCGCGATTTCGATTTCGATTTCACTTAATGGTTTGTTTGGTTGAATAGTGGACAACAATAACATCGAATTTGAAGCTCTTACACCGTGATTTTTTAGAAGCTACATTGTATAGGTCTTTTTTTTCCCTGAATATATTTGTACAGTGTgcaaaaatcacttattttaactctatattttttttattatattctatttttgtaATGTATCAGACATATCACATGTGACATGTTCTGTTCTAATTCCAACCTGTCCTACCAAATGCTATCATAGTATTATATATCAAagctactaaaatatatctaaaAGTGGCAATTATTCTGTTTATAAAGATATGCTAATGatgctttttctttcttttactttccGGTATTCCTAAACTGACAcggtcctcgtgagcttagcttagttggtagggacaatgcataatatatgcaaggtctgaagttcaaaccccggctaccaaaaaaaaaactgacaCAATTTGTTTTATCTATATATTGCAGGAGAGGGTTGGAAAACGCCAGCCTAAAGTTGCAAAACAATGTAAATTCTCCTTACATTTGCAAAACATTATTTGTCATctgtttttaccactttatatGTCAAAAGACATTGCATAACATTAATATTCACACTCTATTTCATAGTTGTGATGTTGGGAAGGAAAGATAATATTTTGGAATAAGAGAGAATTGTTTACTTTCAAATGCATATTTGAATGTTCCATTTTCTTTACAAAGAAGTTCCATTTTTGTATTTAGACATTAGTCAAAATCATTTGATCTTGGAAAAAATTACTTTGACTAGCATGAGAATATCTTAGATTCCATGACTACTTGATTCTATGTGGCCTGCTCTGGTCACAATGATAAATTATTATCACATTCTAAAACACTTTTTCCTTCTGGTGTTTAAAACTTGCAGCCAGTGCGCGAGATGCATTTCCTAGAGATTCATCACTTTCACTGAGATCATTTGGCAGTGGTAACGGTGAAAGCAGTGGCTCAGAATCCAAATTTTCTGCCGATGAGAAATATGGTTCAACGCATTCTTCAACTGCTATGGACTATCAGAGTTATACTTCTGTGATAGATGTTATGGATGATACCACTGATGACGAAGACTACGTGGAACCATGGGTGAGAAATTCTTATCCCTCAGATGTTCACTTCCTATCTGTATTTTTCTCATCCATATAAGCATCTGAACCTTTGATTTAACTACAGGGTCCTGACACAAACTATCCTACTACTCTTCCTCTAAGGAAGCCCAATTCTGGAGATCCAGGTTTGATGAACTAAACAAATAAAGCCTTTAAGAATATGTAAAGTGCTAGCATTGCACAATCTAACACGCTCTTTCCGTCAAACTATCACCTATTGGATGAATTTCATGCAAGTCCCGCCACTTTATGTGGGACCCATTCCCAAAATGGCGGGACATACACGAGTTTCACCAAATAGAATAGAGAATGTCGGAAAAAGTGTGTTTGAGTGATTGTTTCTAACACTTTTCTCTAAGGATATTATTAGCAATAGCCAGTTctatataatatttggttttgcCACTAACagttatttgttgatttttaatatGGTAGCAATTCTTGATGAGATAGAATTTGGGGAGGCTGCTACTGATGTGAAATATGATGGTGATAATCTTAATTCCGCAGAAGAACTTGGGCTCTCGGTTAGTAGTCACAATGATATAATATTAAACTAATCCTACCATCATCATGCAGCTGAAATTTCGATATAATAATACATAGGAAATTTTTCTTCAGGACAAAAGTGAGCAACCTCAGTTGATTTTCTTTAAGCTTCCTACTGTTCTGCCTTGTGTCAAGCAACCAGTGAACAGTAAAGGGAAGGAGAAAATTGGTACCTCGAAAGTATCAGCAAAGGCGAAAAAGGCGAGTAACTTGTTGGAGCTTCCGAGTGGATATATGGGCAAAATGCAGGTGTATAAGAGTGGAGCagtcaaattaaaaataggagAAACTCTGTATGATGTAAGTTCTATCCATGTTTCAAAATTGACAATAAGCATAACAAGCCATCCCATTTACCATATATTTACTGAATGAAGTACCAagttagtttaattttgattcagTCTAATTGTAAAATACGCAACAATGAATTGAAGATCCCAAAAAAGTTATCCCATGTTTTGGTTATTATACCATTTTTAACTGACTATTGAAGTTGATAACAAATTATTGTTTCTCATACAGGTGTCTCCAGGTACCAAAACTATACTTGATCAAGATGTTGTAGCAATTAACACTGCAAAGAAAAACTACAGTGTTGTTGGGAAGGTTACGGTTGACGCAAAGGCTGTTGTAACTCCTGATATTGATGCCATTGATCTTGAATCCATTGGACTATAAAAGACTTGAGCTAAGCACATGATTCGTCGCCATTACAAGGGGATAGTACAGATATCTATGTGGCTTATGTGAATATGGATGTTTTGTGAATACATCTGATTCTGACTAGAGATATCCTGATGATTGGAAGTACAAACCAGGTAGTAAAACTAGTATGACATTGATGGAATATCAAGTGGAAAatcgaatttattttaattgctcTGTAGGAATAGTTAGCTTTCTTTATGTTGAACTAAAATCATTGAGCAATGTCTGATAATATTTCATTTACTTCAATGTTTATGGTCCTTGAATTGTATGCATTTGTATATGATTTATCTACAAGAGAACCTTCGAAAATCTCTAACCTCCAATACAATAGAACAAATTATGTGCGACTAATTTCTCTAAATTATTCTTCACATTGGTTTTGAGGAATGAAAacgaaattgattttgactatAAGCAAATAAAGCCATCAAAATTaagttcaataaaataaaatgtaccaTTCAATAACTATATGATAATTTAATCAGATATCtgatataaataaacaaaagtaTCAGTAGCATAAGATCACATTTGGAAAGTTTTGCATGTGTAAAATAGAGTGCTCATAGCACTCTTCTAAcccaaaaatccaaaaaaattgtttgtaatGTAGACAAATTATGTTGCGCCTAACTTTGGTTCCGACACACCACCACAATCAACAAGACCATGATCGAAAGCATGAAAGAAGCTCTCAGCTTCTCAATAAAGGGTTGAGAATCTTTTGTAAGTGCAATTGTCTTTTTATATGAatgttgaaaaaaattgatcacaATCTTGGTAATTTTCTTGATTACTTCGATGAGTTTGGCTCTGGCAGTACTTAATAGCCAAATCAAAACATTTGTTGTATTGTCAGGGTCATCATCAGCAATCCCATCTTGATCTGCAAATTACATGCCCAGATTAGTCTTATAATGATTCCTATGCCCACGGGCCAGTAGGTCATACTTCTATAATATCAACAGTGCTAAACTACAAATGAAATTGAACCATAAAGCTAAGTGCAAATATATACACTGAAAATTGAATAATGTAAAATGAATCAATTTCACCATACGTTCCCTCACCACTAATTCACCGAGTGTGAGAGCGAACCACACCTTAACAAAGCTATCAAcataaaatccaaatattaaacaaaatgaaaacttaaaCTCTAACCTGAAGATATTGACCCTCTTAGTTGCTGAACAACTTCATTATTCATAACAGCCTCCCAAACAGCTTCATCGGTGGATAATGATTTTACTAATCTCTGCAGCAACAAGACCTTAGTTATCAAATATCTTGGCTTGACACTCACCCAAGAACCTCTCCACAAACACAGTATACTTTACATTACTAAACAGGAAAAGATAACCGCAATCAGCAATATATGTCAAAGAATTATTACATTTTTGCTTCAAaacaattgttattaaatttgTTTCCCATAATTCAAAACAACGGAAtgta harbors:
- the LOC25491880 gene encoding uncharacterized protein, producing the protein MEETEKGLLFTSATSEIIVAHDVNVVVGETLDGSVEFGGKVHDEVICGDSVKGAGDVTVARPVTSLLSEMLETIDSILYMPIGRNDNIDDIEEMSNFENDKFDMKSNIVDIMETIDLILNMPIGNDKVDGKANIVDEVVCGTEVEKCNAKEQIIAEKDTSGVSALNAEQSDLLKRMLIDVEDQQGTERSKTMEQTAKVKGLSAAIGSEEIFDVNAIVEKDTQISEQWSHVPLHDGKEKLGEESNMMQKVVEKECVSKQIGSDGGQEIEEEFNEAGKRKPTNGKAVKHALVKPGSSETVHQSRYLLPTVKKEGEFSFSDMVWGKVKTYPWWPGQIFDPSDASERAMKHYKKDCYFVAYFGDRSFAWNEASKLKDFRAHFSTMEKQRSRSKSFQNAIDCALDEVSRRVEYGLACSCIPKDTYDMIKSQTVDNTGIRQEISITRGVDESQNVDSFSPMKLIEYVKTQSKLPTSGLDRLELVIAKAQLLAFNRFKSFSCLPEIQRCGGVDKDNLLFVDDEQDLCEVIEHATLVVNTEDQAGPRNLKNQSSTHQKRKCNFKDTMHPAKKEKRMSDPMNVTPDSRDRDCWTPNQLVSPEHSKRRSAMDHFDDDFEMQIGKKTISGMQR
- the LOC25491881 gene encoding uncharacterized protein; translation: MDKKDPNRIPRKLKFTPKGKPKSQTTKIEAGVEDEQKNSEVRVRSLLERVGKRQPKVAKQSSARDAFPRDSSLSLRSFGSGNGESSGSESKFSADEKYGSTHSSTAMDYQSYTSVIDVMDDTTDDEDYVEPWGPDTNYPTTLPLRKPNSGDPAILDEIEFGEAATDVKYDGDNLNSAEELGLSDKSEQPQLIFFKLPTVLPCVKQPVNSKGKEKIGTSKVSAKAKKASNLLELPSGYMGKMQVYKSGAVKLKIGETLYDVSPGTKTILDQDVVAINTAKKNYSVVGKVTVDAKAVVTPDIDAIDLESIGL